A window of the Lolium perenne isolate Kyuss_39 chromosome 7, Kyuss_2.0, whole genome shotgun sequence genome harbors these coding sequences:
- the LOC127317623 gene encoding ethylene-responsive transcription factor RAP2-13, whose protein sequence is MAAIDLYNTSNQFSSSSSSSSSDQELMRALEPFIKSASSPTTSTSASSPFSYYNSSPSLQFPQESYYFPAAASSSPSYSYTTLQAPFAPAATATTSFSQLPPLPPVSQYSTSSAATYPSSNDVVGLTSLGQEHIHQIQAQLFFQQQRGLSLSASLLGPRAQPMKQAGTPSTAAGTHYRGVRQRHWGKWVAEIRLPKNRTRLWLGTFDTAQDAALAYDKAAFRLRGDAARLNFPNLRRGGAHLAGPLHSSVDAKLDSICNNIAAVPSKPSSTKTAAAPDSPKHSTSTSSTEGDGSVFSAGSTPLPPSSQQPAAPPLPEMANLDFSEAPWDESDAFHHLHKCPSWEIDWDAILS, encoded by the coding sequence ATGGCAGCCATAGATCTGTACAACACCAGCAACCAGTTCAGCTcctcgtcatcgtcatcctcctcggATCAGGAGCTCATGAGAGCGCTCGAACCTTTTATCAAGAGCGCTTCTTCCCCCACCacatccacctccgcctcctccccgTTTTCCTACTACAATTCCTCTCCGTCACTGCAATTCCCCCAAGAATCCTACTACTTCCCTGCTGCTGCATCATCCTCCCCCTCTTACAGTTACACCACGCTTCAAGCTCCGTTTgctcccgccgccaccgccaccacatcCTTCTCGCAGCTCCCGCCTCTGCCGCCCGTTTCGCAGTACAGCACCTCGTCGGCGGCGACATACCCGTCGTCCAATGACGTGGTGGGGCTGACCAGCCTGGGCCAAGAACACATCCATCAGATCCAGGCGCAGCTCTTCTTCCAGCAGCAGAGGGGGCTGTCGCTGTCGGCGTCCCTGCTCGGCCCGCGGGCGCAGCCCATGAAGCAGGCCGGGACGCCGTCGACGGCCGCCGGCACGCACTACCGCGGCGTGCGGCAGCGTCACTGGGGCAAGTGGGTGGCGGAGATCCGCCTCCCCAAGAACCGGACGCggctgtggctcggcaccttcgacACCGCCCAGGACGCGGCGCTCGCCTACGACAAGGCGGCCTTCCGCCTCCGCGGCGACGCCGCGCGCCTCAACTTCCCAAACCTCCGCCGCGGCGGCGCGCACCTCGCCGGCCCGCTACACTCCTCCGTCGACGCCAAGCTCGACTCCATCTGCAACAACATCGCCGCCGTGCCGTCCAAGCCGTCGTCAACAAAAACCGCCGCCGCCCCGGACTCGCCCAAGCACTCGACATCGACGTCGTCGACGGAGGGAGACGGGTCGGTGTTCTCCGCCGGCTCGACACCCCTCCCTCCGTCGTCGCAGCAGCCAGCCGCGCCGCCGCTCCCCGAGATGGCCAACCTGGACTTCTCGGAGGCGCCGTGGGACGAGTCCGACGCCTTCCACCACCTCCACAAGTGCCCGTCGTGGGAGATCGACTGGGACGCCATCCTCTCGTGA